Proteins encoded together in one Neobacillus sp. FSL H8-0543 window:
- a CDS encoding polysaccharide deacetylase family protein, which yields MRAIILCLLLFVQPAHVFGEQRVPILIYHSIDEFNGVGSKELYVTPINFEKQMSYLRDHGFTLLTFERWQDISKVKKPIFITFDDGYKNNINAYNIFQKLKNEQFGPTGTFFVISDFIGNKNRLTASELKRMANSGIISVQSHTATHPELTKTDNLEYELKESKEKIEKITGKPVIALAYPYGAFNDRVVEETKMHYTFGLTTTPGVFSKKNIKNELYYLPRIYIKYSTTLEDFSEAVDK from the coding sequence ATGAGAGCAATAATACTGTGCCTTCTTTTGTTCGTACAGCCAGCACATGTCTTTGGAGAGCAAAGAGTACCAATATTAATTTATCATTCAATTGATGAGTTTAATGGAGTAGGTTCAAAGGAATTATATGTAACCCCTATAAATTTCGAAAAACAAATGAGCTATTTACGAGACCATGGTTTTACTTTATTAACCTTTGAACGGTGGCAAGATATATCAAAGGTAAAGAAACCTATTTTCATTACCTTTGATGATGGATATAAAAATAACATAAACGCATACAACATTTTTCAGAAATTAAAAAATGAACAATTTGGACCTACTGGGACTTTTTTTGTTATTTCTGATTTTATCGGTAATAAAAATCGGTTAACTGCATCGGAATTGAAAAGGATGGCAAATTCGGGAATAATTTCAGTCCAGTCACATACAGCCACACACCCGGAATTGACTAAAACGGATAATCTTGAGTATGAATTAAAAGAATCAAAGGAAAAAATCGAAAAAATAACCGGAAAACCAGTTATTGCCCTTGCCTACCCATACGGTGCTTTTAATGATCGGGTTGTAGAAGAAACAAAAATGCATTATACCTTCGGGTTGACAACAACACCAGGGGTATTTTCGAAGAAAAACATCAAAAATGAGTTGTATTACTTACCAAGGATTTACATAAAATATTCAACCACACTTGAAGA
- a CDS encoding MerR family transcriptional regulator: MRTLTLKEVSKKINATPGMLRKWEKEYAGLLIIPRTKQGARIYTDSEINLLAEIKQMYNQKFTSEMVRKVLANKNEPVPVEISETPANTIAFVSDENLTLSAEESAMMKADLFFEAMDNYKQTFLNEVKDEIRSVLRKEVVEEVKKEIKNGTLTTVKSISDSIYKSNANTKANFDVISENLEKVSEQTSESLQYLSKSITNVSIETSEEIYSLSKQLTDSTEELSRFVSITNNEMVNLNESIEKEREEFIQDREQYRHEIRQREADFQDMLVSFRDVAASKERKWWKFWK; the protein is encoded by the coding sequence ATGAGAACTTTGACGTTAAAAGAAGTTTCCAAAAAAATAAATGCCACACCTGGAATGCTTAGAAAGTGGGAAAAGGAATATGCAGGGCTACTCATAATCCCGCGCACAAAACAAGGGGCTAGAATTTATACCGACTCAGAAATTAATCTGTTAGCTGAAATAAAACAAATGTACAATCAAAAATTCACTTCAGAAATGGTACGTAAAGTATTAGCGAATAAAAACGAACCTGTGCCCGTTGAAATCTCAGAAACGCCTGCAAATACTATTGCATTCGTTTCCGATGAAAATTTAACATTATCAGCTGAAGAATCTGCCATGATGAAAGCAGATTTATTTTTCGAAGCAATGGATAATTATAAACAGACCTTTTTAAATGAAGTAAAAGATGAAATTCGAAGTGTACTAAGAAAGGAAGTAGTAGAGGAGGTCAAAAAGGAAATTAAGAATGGGACCCTTACTACTGTAAAATCAATTTCCGATTCTATTTATAAATCTAACGCGAATACGAAAGCAAATTTTGATGTAATATCTGAAAACCTTGAAAAGGTTTCTGAACAAACTTCAGAATCATTACAGTATTTATCTAAAAGTATTACTAATGTCTCGATTGAGACTTCTGAAGAAATTTATTCTCTTTCAAAACAGTTGACAGATTCCACGGAAGAATTATCCCGTTTTGTAAGTATTACAAATAATGAGATGGTTAATCTTAACGAATCTATTGAAAAGGAACGTGAAGAATTTATCCAGGACCGTGAACAATACCGCCACGAAATACGGCAAAGAGAAGCTGACTTCCAAGATATGTTAGTTAGTTTTAGAGATGTCGCTGCGTCAAAGGAAAGGAAATGGTGGAAGTTTTGGAAATAA
- a CDS encoding MerR family transcriptional regulator encodes MNTSEVAKLLGVSQSTIQRWVKQLRLQMERNERGHYHFNNEDITLLKHIQEQIQSGTLLQDIAPAQEKKVRKGAVKTVENNAEVERLFSIVGELETKVNSKADSVTSYQLLQHRREIEELQEQIIGLSDQLELIQSQFNELKTSSLPDKPLVFDHGKVKRKKKNIVSSLFGF; translated from the coding sequence ATGAACACAAGTGAAGTAGCAAAATTATTAGGGGTTTCACAAAGTACGATCCAACGTTGGGTCAAACAGTTAAGATTACAAATGGAACGGAACGAACGTGGTCATTATCATTTTAATAATGAAGATATTACCCTTTTAAAACATATTCAAGAACAAATTCAATCTGGAACTCTACTTCAAGATATAGCACCTGCACAAGAGAAAAAGGTACGTAAAGGAGCTGTTAAAACAGTAGAAAATAATGCAGAGGTTGAACGATTATTTTCAATCGTTGGTGAATTAGAAACAAAGGTGAATTCAAAAGCAGATTCTGTTACCTCGTATCAACTCCTGCAGCATCGGAGAGAAATCGAGGAATTACAGGAACAAATAATCGGACTGTCAGACCAACTAGAGTTAATTCAATCCCAGTTTAACGAGTTGAAAACATCTTCTTTACCAGACAAACCTCTTGTATTTGATCATGGCAAGGTAAAAAGAAAGAAAAAAAATATTGTAAGCTCACTATTTGGATTTTAA
- a CDS encoding nitronate monooxygenase codes for MKRGFNLNFPQLKIAHMMPKVPVFQGGMGVGISLSSLSSAVANAGGVGIISGTGISVDEMRTHIRKAKEMVTGAGYIGVNVLFAMNDFAEKMKAALEEKVDFIISGAGISRDMYSWGRQAGIPVLSIVSSAKLARISERLGAAAVVVEGFEAGGHLGTDRPLFDILPEVVEAVSIPVLAAGGIMTGEDIAKALSLGASGVQIGTRFVASEECDAPLAFKQKYVEARKEDTMLIKTTVGLQGRAIMNNFTELLTTSDKLKIKKCHDCLKNCSYRFCTLDSLIKTVEGDVENGLVFAGARVDEIKEILSVQQIIDNLTAEYQEAIKQ; via the coding sequence TTGAAACGGGGTTTTAATTTGAACTTTCCACAACTAAAAATAGCACATATGATGCCTAAGGTCCCAGTTTTCCAAGGGGGCATGGGTGTTGGGATATCGTTAAGCAGCCTTTCTTCAGCTGTAGCAAATGCTGGTGGTGTAGGTATTATCTCAGGTACTGGTATATCAGTTGACGAGATGCGGACACACATTAGAAAAGCAAAAGAAATGGTAACAGGTGCAGGGTATATTGGCGTCAATGTCTTGTTTGCGATGAATGATTTTGCAGAAAAAATGAAAGCTGCACTTGAAGAAAAGGTTGATTTCATTATATCAGGGGCTGGAATTTCCAGAGACATGTATTCATGGGGAAGACAAGCTGGTATTCCGGTTCTGTCTATCGTATCTTCTGCAAAGCTAGCAAGAATTTCAGAACGTTTGGGTGCAGCTGCCGTTGTTGTCGAGGGTTTTGAAGCCGGTGGACATTTAGGTACTGATCGTCCTTTATTTGATATCCTACCTGAGGTGGTTGAAGCTGTTTCCATACCGGTTCTTGCTGCAGGCGGAATTATGACAGGAGAAGATATTGCCAAGGCTCTTAGTTTAGGCGCTTCTGGGGTGCAAATTGGAACCAGGTTTGTGGCAAGTGAAGAGTGTGATGCCCCGCTTGCTTTCAAACAAAAATATGTTGAGGCCCGCAAAGAAGATACGATGTTAATAAAAACAACCGTCGGCTTACAGGGCAGAGCAATCATGAACAACTTCACTGAACTGCTGACCACTTCCGATAAGTTAAAAATTAAGAAATGCCACGATTGCTTGAAAAATTGTTCCTATCGTTTTTGTACCTTAGATTCATTGATTAAGACTGTTGAAGGTGATGTCGAAAATGGCCTCGTATTTGCCGGAGCAAGAGTAGATGAAATTAAGGAAATTCTTTCTGTTCAACAGATTATTGACAATCTTACAGCAGAATATCAAGAGGCAATCAAGCAATAG
- a CDS encoding nitroreductase: MNIIEVIKNRRNIKKFKPNTVNLDEIQSWLEAAAMAPNHRMTEPWEVYFIGQETRAKLNHKTDFGKAPVLIAVLSKHGATTVETEENAMATACFIQNFNLAAWAEGMGTFWSSIGITGKNRQLLGVPDNYDLIGVLGIGYPEEVPPPKPRTPIINKIKNLP, encoded by the coding sequence GTGAATATCATTGAAGTAATAAAGAATCGAAGGAATATAAAAAAATTCAAGCCAAACACGGTTAACCTTGATGAAATTCAATCATGGCTTGAGGCGGCTGCAATGGCACCTAATCATCGAATGACTGAACCTTGGGAAGTTTATTTTATTGGTCAGGAGACAAGAGCAAAGTTAAACCATAAGACTGACTTTGGAAAGGCTCCTGTTTTAATAGCTGTGTTGTCTAAGCACGGTGCTACAACTGTTGAGACAGAGGAAAATGCAATGGCCACTGCCTGCTTTATCCAAAACTTTAATCTTGCCGCATGGGCAGAAGGCATGGGCACATTTTGGTCCTCCATAGGTATTACAGGAAAAAACCGCCAACTACTAGGTGTTCCAGACAACTATGATCTTATTGGAGTGTTAGGTATTGGTTATCCTGAAGAAGTTCCACCACCAAAACCGCGGACACCCATTATAAACAAAATAAAAAATCTCCCATAG
- a CDS encoding M50 family metallopeptidase: MGFLKEKFSIKFFLFIGVAFLLVNIPIIGNYISIINTVIHESGHAFVALFGGQVESISLFMNSDGVTYGRESIWIIDFFTSIAGYVVSSLMAFLSFWLIQKKQYTFLIDILLGYILLNLIFWVRNPYGVFWLVSFGFIFLTLLIKGSKTLINNLLLLIASVLLVESIGSAYDILIISMMHPQSAGDATNLSELTVILPAQAWGIFFFAQSLWFCFLGYKQGLFAVERQDRHFVEDVGGDKGEYH, translated from the coding sequence ATGGGATTTTTAAAAGAAAAATTTAGTATAAAGTTTTTCCTCTTCATTGGGGTGGCCTTCTTATTGGTGAATATCCCAATTATAGGGAATTATATTAGTATAATTAATACGGTTATTCACGAATCAGGGCATGCCTTTGTCGCTCTTTTTGGCGGCCAAGTAGAATCCATTTCACTATTTATGAATTCTGATGGTGTTACCTATGGCAGAGAGTCAATTTGGATTATTGATTTTTTTACAAGTATAGCGGGCTACGTTGTTTCTTCCCTAATGGCCTTTTTATCTTTTTGGTTAATTCAGAAGAAACAATACACCTTCTTAATTGATATTTTATTAGGATATATCTTGTTAAATCTCATATTTTGGGTGCGAAATCCATATGGAGTTTTTTGGCTAGTCTCATTTGGCTTCATCTTTCTTACCTTGCTAATAAAAGGAAGTAAAACATTAATAAACAATCTTTTATTGTTAATTGCATCGGTTTTATTGGTAGAATCGATAGGAAGCGCATATGATATTTTAATAATAAGTATGATGCACCCGCAGTCAGCCGGTGACGCAACAAACTTGTCCGAACTGACCGTTATTTTGCCAGCACAGGCTTGGGGTATTTTCTTCTTCGCTCAATCATTATGGTTTTGTTTTCTGGGCTATAAGCAAGGTTTATTCGCTGTCGAGAGACAAGATAGGCATTTCGTAGAGGATGTGGGGGGGGATAAAGGTGAATATCATTGA
- a CDS encoding ABC transporter ATP-binding protein, which produces MGNTLVLENVEKSFRDGDKNNHIVKDLSFSLKMGEVVAVVGPSGSGKSTFLSIAGALQSPDNGKVFVNGTNISGFSDIEKANIRLNHLGYIFQTSNLVPYLKVEEQLSLVLKMANQWTKEGKRKIKELLIVVGMEQRSKSYPHQLSGGEKQRVAIARAFINDPEIILADEPTASLDSNRSLAIIGLISRIVKEQNKSAIIVTHDEQILPVCDRIFVMKDGQLTEHGGE; this is translated from the coding sequence ATGGGTAACACTTTGGTTTTAGAAAATGTGGAAAAGTCCTTTAGGGATGGGGATAAGAATAATCATATTGTAAAAGATTTATCTTTCAGTTTGAAAATGGGCGAGGTCGTGGCTGTAGTTGGTCCCTCCGGTTCTGGAAAGTCGACATTTCTATCGATTGCTGGAGCACTTCAATCCCCTGATAATGGAAAAGTCTTTGTAAATGGGACCAATATCAGCGGATTCAGTGATATTGAAAAAGCAAACATCAGGCTGAATCATCTTGGATATATCTTTCAAACTTCTAATTTAGTGCCTTATTTAAAGGTTGAGGAACAGCTAAGCCTCGTTTTGAAAATGGCGAATCAATGGACAAAGGAAGGTAAACGGAAAATTAAAGAATTGTTAATTGTGGTTGGAATGGAGCAACGAAGTAAGTCTTATCCACATCAATTATCGGGTGGAGAAAAACAACGAGTGGCGATTGCCAGAGCTTTTATCAATGACCCTGAAATCATATTGGCGGATGAACCAACCGCTAGTTTGGACTCAAATCGAAGTTTAGCAATTATCGGATTAATCTCAAGGATCGTTAAGGAACAAAATAAATCGGCCATTATAGTTACTCATGATGAGCAAATTCTACCGGTTTGTGACAGGATTTTTGTAATGAAGGATGGACAATTAACTGAACATGGGGGAGAGTGA
- a CDS encoding FtsX-like permease family protein: MIFFKIRYLLISFILFFVAILVFVISGLANGLSMNNASSIINMPVDAFYLQKNSDERLDRSHLEIDLGNFPVKGEAQPIGIQMGALSPLNSDDKLDVTFMAVSAGGFLEPDAIEGKGLETSAENSVLLDRSLKSETIKIGTRVKDARSGAMLKVAGFIDDQTYSHTPVALISIETWEAMSGGSESSELNAIVIKKDNPELKQGVSSLINNGEWVEKDKVVKGIPGFTAEQNSLYMMLSFLIVIAVFVLAAFFYIMTIQKTAQFGILKAIGAKSSVLVKSTIFQVILLTIVNIALAVGFTRGFMVVLPDDIPFIFDIVQIAKFSGILFLVSIFGSLLSVFNIVKADPIQAMGRLE, encoded by the coding sequence ATGATATTTTTTAAAATCAGATATTTACTAATAAGCTTTATACTCTTTTTCGTTGCTATTCTTGTGTTTGTAATTAGCGGACTGGCAAATGGCCTGTCGATGAATAATGCTTCTTCGATTATTAATATGCCAGTGGATGCGTTTTACCTGCAAAAAAACTCAGATGAACGGCTTGATCGCTCCCATTTAGAAATTGACTTAGGGAATTTTCCTGTAAAAGGTGAAGCACAACCTATCGGGATACAGATGGGTGCATTATCGCCGTTAAATTCTGATGATAAACTCGATGTGACATTCATGGCAGTGAGTGCCGGAGGTTTTTTGGAGCCTGATGCTATTGAAGGAAAGGGACTCGAGACAAGCGCTGAAAATTCAGTATTACTCGATCGTTCCCTAAAGTCCGAAACGATAAAAATTGGAACAAGAGTCAAAGATGCACGAAGCGGTGCGATGCTAAAGGTTGCTGGTTTTATCGATGATCAAACATATAGTCATACACCTGTAGCCCTAATATCCATTGAAACCTGGGAGGCTATGTCAGGTGGTTCAGAAAGTAGTGAATTAAATGCCATTGTCATCAAGAAAGATAACCCAGAATTGAAACAGGGAGTTTCTAGTTTAATTAATAATGGTGAATGGGTTGAAAAGGACAAAGTGGTTAAAGGAATTCCAGGTTTTACAGCAGAACAGAATTCTCTCTATATGATGCTTTCCTTTTTAATTGTCATTGCCGTTTTTGTTTTAGCTGCCTTCTTTTATATCATGACGATACAAAAAACGGCACAATTTGGAATCTTGAAAGCCATTGGCGCAAAATCAAGTGTTTTGGTAAAATCGACGATTTTTCAGGTTATCTTATTAACAATTGTCAATATTGCTTTAGCGGTTGGTTTTACTAGAGGGTTTATGGTAGTGCTTCCCGATGATATTCCATTTATTTTTGATATCGTCCAGATAGCTAAGTTTTCAGGCATTCTATTCTTAGTGTCGATATTCGGCTCGTTATTATCCGTATTTAATATTGTGAAAGCAGATCCAATACAAGCAATGGGGAGGTTAGAATAA
- a CDS encoding HAMP domain-containing sensor histidine kinase, translating to MKSLYSKFAFTTILIMVCSGLLSFLLSNTHYQVILKKQNDEKILKIASNMADFASRQTSISLEDYFEHIGGIGYQVLLVDQNGNRNYFGSPFRVKQLSAEITDQVINGDVYHGIRDFPHKTFVTGFFANELNNSVGVSFKTQNKKYALFVRPDIKLMFNEMRILFGWLLISSILMSIMLVLISTKYLVQPIKQLNNATTEISEGNFSIKLDIDRKDELGNLASSFNTMSKKLATIDTLRKELISNISHDIQTPLTNIKGYMNLLENHQLNDGEKDQYIQVVHSEVNRLSYMTKQLLILAAIESKLDLLEISRFNVGEQLMKLIQQYQWSIMEKGIMVSYSLPDLLIKGDAALLYSVWENLLTNAIKYNRDNGLIDIELTETNSCIEVIFKDSGIGLDQKQQERIFDRFYRADTSRTRSIEGTGLGLAIVKSIVDLHSGSIEVHSGKGEGTLIKVRLPTL from the coding sequence ATGAAATCACTATATAGTAAGTTTGCATTCACAACCATACTAATCATGGTATGTAGTGGACTTCTTTCCTTTCTCCTATCCAATACTCACTACCAAGTGATATTGAAAAAGCAGAATGATGAAAAAATCTTGAAAATCGCTTCAAACATGGCAGATTTCGCTAGCAGGCAAACATCAATCAGCCTCGAGGATTATTTTGAGCATATCGGGGGAATTGGCTATCAGGTTCTTTTGGTGGATCAAAATGGAAATCGTAATTATTTTGGTTCACCATTTAGGGTGAAGCAATTATCCGCTGAAATAACCGACCAAGTTATCAATGGAGATGTATACCACGGAATTAGAGACTTTCCACATAAAACCTTTGTAACAGGTTTTTTTGCGAATGAATTAAATAATTCAGTGGGAGTATCTTTTAAAACTCAAAACAAAAAATATGCTTTATTTGTAAGACCGGATATAAAACTTATGTTTAATGAGATGCGTATCCTATTTGGCTGGCTGCTTATTAGTTCCATCCTAATGAGTATTATGCTGGTTTTAATCAGCACAAAATACTTAGTTCAACCGATTAAACAGCTAAATAATGCAACAACAGAAATTTCGGAAGGGAATTTTTCGATAAAACTTGATATTGACCGCAAAGACGAATTGGGCAATCTTGCTAGTAGCTTCAATACTATGTCTAAGAAACTTGCTACGATTGATACATTAAGAAAAGAATTAATATCAAATATTTCTCATGATATTCAAACGCCGCTAACGAATATTAAAGGATATATGAATTTATTAGAAAATCACCAATTAAATGATGGTGAAAAGGACCAATATATTCAAGTGGTTCATTCAGAAGTAAATCGATTATCCTATATGACGAAACAACTTTTAATTCTAGCCGCTATTGAAAGCAAACTGGATTTATTGGAAATCAGCAGGTTTAATGTGGGGGAGCAGTTAATGAAGCTTATCCAACAATATCAATGGAGCATCATGGAGAAGGGAATTATGGTGAGTTATTCACTGCCGGATTTATTGATCAAAGGTGATGCTGCACTATTATATTCTGTTTGGGAAAATCTCCTGACAAATGCAATAAAATATAATCGCGATAATGGATTAATTGACATTGAATTAACGGAGACGAATTCATGTATTGAAGTAATTTTCAAGGATTCAGGTATCGGGTTAGATCAAAAACAGCAGGAGCGGATTTTTGATCGTTTTTACCGGGCAGATACTTCAAGGACACGTTCAATCGAGGGAACTGGATTAGGACTAGCCATTGTTAAATCTATTGTCGATTTGCATTCTGGGAGCATTGAAGTTCATAGTGGAAAAGGGGAGGGAACCCTAATTAAAGTTAGGTTACCAACATTGTAA
- a CDS encoding response regulator transcription factor gives MQTILVVDDDEHIRYLVKGLLMKEGFKVLGAENGITALKILKKELCELAIVDIMMPIMDGYELTKEIRKSYDIPIILLTAKSQIEDKEKGFDSGTDDYLIKPFEPRELIFRVNALLRRFGIANEANIIFGSLYINKKAYEVKVKEKSYILPLKEFDLLAFLATHPNQVFSRSQLIEKLWGLDFEGDERTVDVHIKRLRERFSGISDDFSIKTIRGIGYSLEVL, from the coding sequence ATGCAAACGATACTAGTTGTTGATGATGATGAGCATATTCGCTATCTAGTAAAAGGTTTATTAATGAAAGAAGGCTTTAAAGTACTTGGAGCAGAAAATGGCATAACAGCTTTAAAAATATTAAAAAAGGAATTATGTGAATTAGCCATTGTAGATATCATGATGCCAATCATGGACGGGTATGAATTAACCAAAGAAATTCGCAAGTCCTATGATATTCCGATCATATTATTAACGGCGAAAAGCCAGATTGAAGATAAAGAAAAAGGCTTTGATTCCGGTACAGATGATTATTTAATAAAACCCTTCGAGCCCCGGGAGCTCATCTTTAGAGTTAACGCCTTATTAAGAAGGTTTGGAATAGCAAATGAAGCAAATATTATTTTTGGATCTCTATACATAAACAAGAAAGCATACGAGGTGAAAGTAAAAGAAAAGAGCTACATCCTGCCGCTAAAAGAATTTGATCTTTTAGCCTTTCTAGCCACACATCCAAATCAAGTTTTTAGCAGAAGCCAGTTGATTGAGAAATTATGGGGCCTTGATTTTGAAGGGGATGAAAGAACGGTGGATGTCCATATTAAGCGGTTAAGGGAGCGGTTTTCTGGTATATCAGATGATTTTTCCATTAAAACAATCAGAGGAATTGGCTATTCACTTGAGGTACTGTGA
- a CDS encoding ABC transporter ATP-binding protein, translating to MNLIEFKDIEKKYKNKTVIKPFTLNIEAGQLVVFIGPSGCGKTTLLKMINKLIQPTSGRIFVNGKDISTINPIELRRNIGYVIQNTGLFPHMSIKENLELIPKLKGEDPDSIGKKTKELLELVGLDPEDFLERFPKELSGGQQQRIGVARAFSTNSDIILMDEPFSALDPVTRSSLQDELFQMQKELNKTIIFVTHDMDEAIKIADKICILKDGDILQFDTPENILKNPANDFVEDFIGKRRVWNNPELIMAKDIMIPNPVKITGKRNVLQAIEIMKGNKVDSLMVTNRNNDLVGLVTLKGIQLLNRNSSIEEVMEKQVLSISEDANLISILTTMNEHQIGYVPVVNSFNQLTGLITRSSILAALSSQLIDLEVAF from the coding sequence ATGAATTTGATAGAGTTTAAAGATATTGAAAAAAAGTATAAAAATAAAACAGTAATCAAGCCTTTTACTTTAAATATTGAGGCTGGTCAGTTAGTTGTATTTATCGGACCAAGCGGTTGCGGGAAAACTACACTGCTTAAAATGATAAATAAACTGATTCAACCAACTTCGGGAAGAATTTTTGTAAATGGAAAGGATATTTCCACAATTAACCCCATTGAACTGCGGAGAAATATTGGATACGTTATCCAAAATACCGGGCTGTTTCCACATATGTCCATTAAAGAAAATTTAGAATTAATTCCAAAACTTAAAGGTGAAGACCCCGATTCTATTGGCAAAAAAACTAAGGAATTGCTTGAATTAGTCGGTTTAGATCCAGAAGATTTTCTGGAACGCTTTCCAAAGGAATTAAGCGGCGGACAGCAGCAAAGAATTGGTGTGGCACGTGCCTTCTCTACAAACTCCGATATTATTTTAATGGACGAGCCGTTCAGTGCATTAGACCCCGTTACAAGAAGTTCGCTTCAGGATGAACTATTCCAAATGCAAAAGGAACTAAATAAGACGATTATCTTTGTTACCCATGATATGGACGAAGCTATTAAAATAGCAGATAAGATTTGTATTTTAAAAGATGGAGATATTCTCCAATTTGATACACCAGAAAACATTCTCAAAAACCCTGCAAACGATTTTGTGGAAGATTTTATTGGAAAAAGAAGGGTGTGGAATAATCCTGAATTAATAATGGCGAAGGATATAATGATTCCCAATCCAGTTAAGATAACTGGGAAACGTAACGTATTACAAGCAATTGAGATTATGAAAGGTAATAAGGTTGATAGTCTTATGGTAACGAACAGAAATAATGATTTAGTTGGGTTGGTAACCTTGAAGGGAATTCAATTGCTCAATCGGAATAGTTCGATTGAAGAGGTGATGGAGAAGCAGGTTCTATCTATTTCAGAAGATGCTAACTTGATTTCCATTTTGACAACGATGAATGAACATCAGATAGGTTATGTACCTGTAGTGAATAGTTTCAACCAATTAACAGGTCTAATTACAAGAAGCAGTATTTTAGCTGCATTAAGTAGCCAGCTAATTGATTTGGAGGTGGCCTTTTAA